The window CAGAATCCGCTGGAACCGATGGACGCCGACAAGTTCGCCGAGCAGCTCACCCAGTACTCGTCGGTCGAGCAGCAGATCAAGACCAACGAGCACCTGGAAAACATCATCAGCGGCATCTCCGCCTCCAGCACCAGTGCGCTGGTCAGCTATATCGGCAAGACGATCGAGGCGACCGGCGAGACCACGGTGCTGCGCGACGGATCGGCGGCGTGGACCTATGACGTCAAGACGGCGGCGACGGCGACCGTGACCATCACCAACTCCGCCGGCGCTGCGGTCTATACCGATCAGGTGAGCCTGGAGCAGGGCGGCGGCGCGTTCGTCTGGAACGGCCAGACGACCAGCGGGCGGACCGTCGAGGACGGCGAGTACACCATCAACATCGAGGCGGAGGACGCCGCCGGCAACGCCGTCACGGTGTCGAC of the Rhodobium gokarnense genome contains:
- a CDS encoding flagellar hook assembly protein FlgD — translated: MSIDPSGATSSVANLASRSSASTSQATKDATSLADNYEMFLELLTVQLQNQNPLEPMDADKFAEQLTQYSSVEQQIKTNEHLENIISGISASSTSALVSYIGKTIEATGETTVLRDGSAAWTYDVKTAATATVTITNSAGAAVYTDQVSLEQGGGAFVWNGQTTSGRTVEDGEYTINIEAEDAAGNAVTVSTALTGVVDEVDMSGGEAVLKIGDIKVPVGNVTAIRDAS